One window of the Natronomonas marina genome contains the following:
- a CDS encoding hybrid sensor histidine kinase/response regulator produces MLTSQLGTDEALADRPGVAEAGNGHVRVLHLDDDDSFLELSKRVLESKHDVEVVHETDPEAALGRLPEVDCVVSDYDMPPMNGIEFLETVREEYPDLPFILFTGKGSEEVAGEAISAGVTDYLQKGPDTERFTVLANRITNAVERYRAHKRAEATSERLRRIYERIDDGFVALDEEWQFTYVNQQGAELLDRPPAELLDTTIWDAFPGTIGSRFEEEYRHALEHQETVTFEEYYEPMETWFEVRAFPSESGLSVYFRDVTERKERQLRQEAVFDNTYQFTGLVEPDGTLVEVNETALEFVGADREEVVGEPLWETPWFQTGTEARRAAREAVETARDGEFYRDELPVQGDDRIAVIDFSVKPVFDDRGEVTLLIPEGRDITELKERERQLERKNDQLEEFASIVSHDLKNPLMVASGNVELAVETGQERYLEDAEAALDRMEEMIDDLLELAKQGTAVENPEPVPMSSVYATVEDDTGVDVEVDAPPELAVVADQKRLYSLVCNLVSNAVEHGSTSPPSETLEDAGSEGASEPSVADAPDDAAEHGDDVTVEVGIDGDSLYVADDGVGIPPGDRETVFEPGTSGEDDGTGFGLAIVEAIADAHEWDVSVTESRWGGARFEVSGLDVRSVE; encoded by the coding sequence ATGTTAACCAGCCAGCTCGGGACCGACGAGGCCCTGGCTGATCGACCGGGAGTAGCCGAGGCTGGCAACGGTCACGTCCGGGTTCTTCACCTCGACGACGACGATTCGTTTCTCGAACTCTCGAAACGAGTGCTGGAGTCGAAACACGACGTGGAGGTCGTCCACGAGACGGACCCGGAGGCCGCTCTCGGACGGTTACCGGAGGTCGACTGCGTCGTCTCCGACTACGACATGCCGCCGATGAACGGTATCGAGTTCCTCGAGACGGTCCGCGAGGAGTATCCCGACCTCCCCTTCATCCTCTTTACCGGCAAGGGGAGCGAGGAGGTCGCGGGCGAGGCGATAAGCGCCGGCGTCACCGACTACCTCCAGAAGGGCCCGGACACCGAGCGGTTCACGGTCCTGGCCAACCGTATCACCAACGCCGTCGAACGGTACCGCGCCCACAAGCGGGCCGAGGCCACAAGCGAGCGGCTCCGGCGCATCTACGAGCGAATCGACGACGGGTTCGTGGCCCTCGACGAGGAGTGGCAGTTCACCTACGTCAACCAGCAGGGCGCCGAACTGCTCGACAGGCCACCGGCGGAACTACTCGATACCACCATCTGGGACGCCTTCCCGGGCACCATCGGGAGCCGCTTCGAGGAGGAGTACCGGCACGCCCTCGAACACCAGGAGACGGTCACCTTCGAGGAGTACTACGAGCCGATGGAGACGTGGTTCGAGGTCCGGGCGTTCCCCTCCGAGTCCGGCCTGTCGGTGTACTTCCGGGACGTGACCGAGCGCAAGGAGCGACAGCTCCGCCAGGAGGCCGTCTTCGACAACACCTACCAGTTCACGGGGCTGGTGGAGCCGGACGGGACGCTCGTCGAGGTCAACGAGACGGCCCTGGAGTTCGTCGGCGCCGACCGCGAGGAGGTGGTCGGCGAGCCGCTGTGGGAGACGCCGTGGTTCCAGACGGGCACGGAGGCCCGGCGCGCGGCGAGGGAAGCCGTCGAGACGGCCCGTGACGGCGAGTTCTACCGCGACGAGCTCCCGGTCCAGGGCGACGACCGGATCGCTGTCATCGACTTCTCGGTCAAGCCGGTCTTCGACGACCGTGGGGAGGTGACGCTTCTGATCCCCGAGGGCCGGGACATCACCGAACTCAAGGAACGCGAGCGGCAGCTCGAGCGGAAGAACGACCAGCTCGAGGAGTTCGCCTCGATCGTCTCCCACGACCTGAAGAACCCCCTGATGGTCGCAAGCGGGAACGTCGAACTGGCAGTCGAGACGGGCCAAGAGCGGTACCTCGAGGACGCCGAGGCCGCGCTGGACCGGATGGAGGAGATGATAGACGACCTGCTGGAGCTGGCAAAGCAGGGCACCGCCGTCGAGAACCCGGAGCCGGTTCCGATGTCGTCGGTGTACGCGACCGTCGAGGACGATACGGGGGTCGATGTCGAGGTGGACGCCCCGCCGGAGCTGGCGGTCGTGGCCGACCAAAAGCGGCTCTACTCGCTCGTCTGTAATCTGGTGAGCAACGCCGTGGAGCACGGCTCCACGAGCCCTCCCTCGGAGACTCTGGAGGACGCCGGAAGCGAAGGTGCTTCCGAGCCGTCGGTCGCTGACGCTCCCGACGACGCCGCAGAGCACGGCGACGACGTCACCGTCGAGGTGGGTATCGACGGCGACAGCCTCTACGTCGCCGACGACGGCGTGGGTATCCCGCCCGGGGACCGCGAGACGGTCTTCGAGCCGGGCACCTCCGGCGAGGACGACGGGACGGGGTTCGGGCTGGCCATCGTCGAGGCAATCGCCGACGCCCACGAGTGGGATGTCTCGGTCACCGAGAGCCGGTGGGGCGGCGCCCGCTTCGAGGTCAGCGGTCTCGACGTGCGGTCCGTCGAATGA
- a CDS encoding DUF192 domain-containing protein: MTPRTHGFALALVVAVAVLSAGCTGPLGGDATPTAEPTPTATDATTETGATPTPTGIHASYEQTTVTVVDTETGDELGRVEAAIADNGTLRATGLSETDSMPDDRGMLFLYDTGQDLTFWMKNMSFGLDILFVHGNGTIESIHHAPEPEAGEDGTGQTYAGQGQYVLEVNRGWADERGVEAGDRIEFDRPE; this comes from the coding sequence GTGACGCCACGGACGCACGGGTTCGCGCTGGCGCTGGTCGTCGCCGTCGCGGTGCTGTCGGCCGGCTGTACCGGTCCGCTCGGCGGCGACGCGACCCCGACGGCCGAACCCACGCCGACCGCCACCGACGCCACCACCGAGACGGGGGCGACCCCCACGCCGACGGGGATACACGCCAGTTACGAGCAGACGACCGTCACCGTCGTCGACACCGAGACCGGCGACGAACTCGGCCGCGTCGAGGCGGCCATCGCCGACAACGGTACCCTGCGCGCGACGGGCCTGAGCGAGACCGACAGCATGCCCGACGACAGGGGGATGCTCTTCCTGTACGACACCGGACAGGATCTCACTTTCTGGATGAAGAACATGTCCTTCGGCCTCGATATCCTCTTCGTCCACGGTAACGGTACCATCGAGTCCATCCACCACGCGCCGGAACCGGAGGCCGGGGAGGACGGCACCGGACAGACCTACGCCGGCCAGGGCCAGTACGTCTTGGAGGTGAACCGCGGCTGGGCCGACGAGCGCGGCGTCGAAGCCGGCGACCGCATCGAGTTCGACCGCCCGGAGTGA
- a CDS encoding Hsp20/alpha crystallin family protein: MRRDDRDDPFDDIFSEIERMMEEMTGGVNAADAGFGGDAHVSIYESDERVRVVADMPGVAKDDIDIKCDGRHVTVSASTDVSDYEERIELPARVDEHSASATFNNGVLEVEFDRADSSADIDLS; the protein is encoded by the coding sequence ATGCGCCGTGACGACCGCGACGACCCCTTCGACGACATCTTCAGCGAGATCGAACGCATGATGGAGGAGATGACGGGCGGCGTGAACGCGGCCGACGCCGGCTTCGGCGGTGACGCACACGTCTCTATCTACGAGTCCGACGAGCGGGTCCGCGTCGTCGCGGATATGCCCGGCGTCGCAAAGGACGACATCGACATCAAATGCGACGGGCGACACGTCACCGTCTCGGCGTCGACCGACGTGAGCGACTACGAGGAACGCATCGAACTGCCGGCCCGCGTCGACGAGCACTCGGCGTCGGCGACGTTCAACAACGGCGTCCTCGAAGTCGAGTTCGATCGCGCCGACAGCTCCGCGGACATCGACCTCTCGTAA
- a CDS encoding DUF192 domain-containing protein, which translates to MKRQWLAYGLAALVGIAVLAYLGLASGALAPYLAGYDPGSPGDYEHTSVTVVDGESGEELGRVEAAVADSFPKRYVGLSETDALPGDRGMLFVHDGVGERTYVMRNMSFGLDILFVGADGTITAIHEAPEPEPNENGADQTYTGKAKYVLEVNRGWTTERGIEAGDRIEFEL; encoded by the coding sequence ATGAAGCGGCAGTGGCTCGCCTACGGCCTCGCGGCGCTGGTCGGGATCGCCGTCCTGGCGTATCTCGGTCTCGCAAGCGGCGCGCTGGCGCCGTACCTGGCCGGCTACGACCCGGGGAGCCCCGGCGACTACGAGCACACGTCGGTCACCGTCGTCGACGGCGAGTCCGGCGAGGAACTGGGTCGCGTCGAGGCCGCCGTCGCCGACAGCTTCCCGAAACGGTACGTCGGCCTGAGCGAGACCGACGCCCTGCCCGGCGACCGCGGGATGCTGTTCGTCCACGACGGCGTCGGCGAGCGGACCTACGTGATGCGGAACATGTCCTTCGGCCTCGACATCCTCTTCGTCGGCGCCGACGGGACGATAACGGCGATTCACGAGGCGCCCGAACCGGAGCCGAACGAGAACGGCGCCGACCAGACGTACACCGGCAAGGCGAAGTACGTCCTCGAGGTGAACCGCGGCTGGACGACCGAGCGCGGCATCGAGGCGGGCGACCGCATCGAGTTCGAACTGTAA
- a CDS encoding phosphotransferase family protein: MRPRRRRRPPRRRAGGHRVRPLRDRGGSPGGARGRSRSGPSVPRDGAAGRPLWVPWDDADVETRAALVRRVGRTLATVHAERFETHGRIVGGADGLELRRGTWTDVLGATVAEMRELAPSDRFADHFERVRTAIEADRERLDGAPAALLHGDPAAPNCMVTDDRVGFVDWERAHVGDPGRDLYRARDQILDPTRGEADDRLVAALRAGYRERAGGLPEGYAERRPVYRAVRFLGVSGFFERYADTLEAPTDAVAEWASEEFERRLAAL, encoded by the coding sequence GTGCGCCCTCGACGGCGACGGCGACCGCCTCGACGCCGAGCGGGCGGCCATCGAGTACGTCCGCTCCGAGACCGAGGTGGCAGCCCCGGGGGTGCTCGTGGCCGGTCTCGATCGGGACCCTCCGTACCTCGGGACGGCGCCGCTGGCCGGCCGCTGTGGGTCCCGTGGGACGACGCGGACGTCGAGACCCGCGCGGCGCTGGTCCGCCGCGTCGGGCGAACGCTGGCGACGGTACACGCCGAGCGCTTCGAAACCCACGGCCGCATCGTCGGCGGCGCCGACGGACTCGAGTTGCGGAGGGGGACCTGGACCGACGTCCTCGGCGCCACCGTCGCGGAGATGCGTGAACTGGCGCCGTCGGACCGTTTCGCGGACCACTTCGAGCGAGTCCGGACGGCCATCGAGGCCGACCGCGAGCGACTGGACGGCGCGCCGGCGGCCCTGTTGCACGGCGACCCCGCCGCGCCCAACTGCATGGTGACCGACGACCGGGTGGGGTTCGTCGACTGGGAACGGGCCCACGTCGGCGACCCGGGGCGGGACCTCTACCGGGCCCGCGACCAGATCCTCGACCCGACCCGCGGCGAGGCCGACGACCGCCTCGTCGCCGCACTCCGGGCGGGCTACCGCGAGCGAGCAGGCGGGCTCCCGGAGGGATACGCCGAGCGGCGCCCGGTGTATCGCGCGGTCCGGTTCCTCGGCGTCTCGGGCTTCTTCGAACGGTACGCCGACACGCTGGAGGCACCGACCGACGCCGTCGCCGAGTGGGCCAGCGAGGAGTTCGAACGGCGGCTGGCGGCGTTGTGA
- a CDS encoding ABC transporter ATP-binding protein, which translates to MAEYGLDGDDDDPFEEQRANAEDPMRRLFAEYGRPNAVQFAVGILASVFARLLDLLPPVLLGLAIDAIFRGNKAFALWLVPAAWTPTTEDGQLFLTVGLIGGAFLFGAAFHWVRNWGFNSFAQNIQHSIRTDTYDTMQRLNMDFFADKQTGELMSILSNDVNRLERFLNDGLNSTFRLSVMVLGIAGILFWLNWQLALIALVPVPLIALFTYKFIRIIQPKYADVRSTVGQVNSRLENNLGGIQVIKSANTEPYESDRVEDVSGEYFDANWDAIETRIKFFPGLRVIAGIGFVLTFLVGGVWVLFTIRTNSGPGPLTEPLYVGEFTTFILLTQRFIWPMAQFGQIINMYQRAYASAERIFGLMDEPDRLAVDADAKPLEIGEGRVEYDDVTFGYDDEPIVEDVSFTVEGGETLALVGPTGAGKSTVLKLLLRLYDVDDGAVRIDGQDVREVTLESIRQQIGYVGQDTFLFYGTVRENIAYGSFDADDDEVRRAAEAAEAHEFITNLPDGYDTMVGERGVKLSGGQRQRISIARAVLKDPAILVLDEATSDVDTETEMLIQRSLDDLTEDRTTFAIAHRLSTIKDADRILVLEGGRVVERGSHGELLEAGGLYAHLWGVQAGEIEELPEEFVERAAERQARVENDD; encoded by the coding sequence ATGGCGGAGTACGGGCTGGACGGCGACGACGACGACCCCTTCGAGGAGCAGCGGGCCAACGCCGAGGACCCGATGCGCCGGCTCTTCGCCGAGTACGGTCGGCCCAACGCCGTCCAGTTCGCGGTCGGCATCCTCGCAAGCGTCTTCGCGCGCCTGCTGGATCTCCTGCCCCCGGTCCTGTTGGGGCTGGCGATCGACGCGATCTTTCGCGGCAACAAGGCGTTCGCCCTGTGGCTCGTGCCGGCTGCCTGGACACCGACGACCGAGGACGGCCAGCTGTTTTTGACCGTCGGCCTGATCGGCGGCGCGTTCCTGTTCGGGGCCGCCTTCCACTGGGTCCGCAACTGGGGGTTCAACTCCTTCGCGCAGAACATCCAGCACAGCATTCGGACCGACACCTACGACACGATGCAGCGGCTGAACATGGACTTCTTCGCCGACAAGCAGACCGGCGAGCTGATGTCCATCCTCTCGAACGACGTCAACCGCCTCGAACGGTTCCTCAACGACGGCCTGAACTCGACGTTCCGGCTTTCGGTGATGGTCCTCGGCATCGCCGGCATCCTCTTTTGGCTCAACTGGCAACTGGCGCTCATCGCCCTGGTTCCGGTGCCGCTCATCGCACTCTTCACCTACAAGTTCATCCGGATCATCCAGCCGAAGTACGCCGACGTCCGCTCGACGGTCGGGCAGGTCAACTCCCGGCTGGAGAACAACCTCGGCGGTATTCAGGTCATCAAATCCGCGAACACCGAGCCCTACGAATCCGACCGGGTCGAAGACGTCTCCGGCGAGTACTTCGACGCCAACTGGGACGCCATCGAGACCCGCATCAAGTTCTTCCCGGGGCTGCGGGTCATCGCCGGTATCGGGTTCGTGCTGACGTTCCTCGTCGGCGGCGTCTGGGTGCTGTTCACCATCCGGACCAACAGCGGCCCCGGCCCGCTGACCGAGCCGCTGTACGTCGGCGAGTTCACCACGTTCATCCTCCTGACCCAGCGGTTCATCTGGCCGATGGCCCAGTTCGGGCAGATCATCAACATGTACCAGCGCGCCTACGCATCCGCCGAGCGCATCTTCGGCCTGATGGACGAACCCGACCGACTGGCCGTCGACGCCGACGCCAAACCCCTCGAAATCGGCGAGGGCCGCGTCGAGTACGACGACGTCACCTTCGGCTACGACGACGAGCCCATCGTCGAGGACGTCAGCTTCACCGTCGAGGGTGGCGAGACGCTCGCGCTGGTCGGCCCGACGGGCGCCGGCAAGTCCACCGTCCTGAAGCTGTTGCTCCGGCTGTACGACGTCGACGACGGCGCCGTCCGAATCGACGGCCAGGACGTCCGCGAGGTGACGCTGGAGAGCATCCGTCAGCAGATCGGCTACGTGGGCCAGGACACGTTCCTCTTCTACGGGACCGTCCGGGAGAACATCGCCTACGGGAGCTTCGACGCCGACGACGACGAGGTTCGCCGCGCCGCCGAGGCCGCCGAGGCACACGAGTTCATCACCAACCTGCCGGACGGCTACGACACGATGGTCGGCGAGCGGGGCGTCAAGCTCTCCGGCGGCCAGCGGCAGCGCATCTCAATCGCCCGCGCGGTCCTGAAGGATCCCGCCATTCTCGTCCTCGACGAGGCCACCTCCGACGTCGACACCGAGACTGAGATGCTCATCCAGCGCTCGCTGGACGACCTGACCGAAGACCGCACCACCTTCGCCATCGCCCACCGGCTGTCGACCATCAAGGACGCCGACCGGATCCTCGTCCTGGAGGGTGGCCGCGTCGTCGAGCGCGGCAGTCACGGCGAACTTCTGGAAGCGGGCGGTCTCTACGCGCACCTGTGGGGCGTCCAGGCCGGCGAGATAGAGGAACTCCCCGAGGAGTTCGTCGAACGCGCCGCCGAGCGGCAGGCTCGCGTCGAGAACGACGACTGA
- a CDS encoding ATP-grasp domain-containing protein, protein MLRLAVATDAETLARIREPLADRGIEAVHLPTRERAQPIGETRAAFDVGFVYPPRLMEGGVADALLGVPWVNDREAVLRSRNKAETLARLDAAGVPTPRTVHVSNPVDEPELRAVFERFEPPVVVKPNSTTRGVGVAKAHDLDSFLGICDYLALVHDYRAADDRSFLVQEYLPDAVDYRAMVVGGEYVGAVRRRLPADERAAGRWKHNVHRGAVAEGVDLSADLRALAERTAAALAIPWLGVDLLVTDDRAVVNETNARPTVDDATKYEADIDDRLAALIRRTARRDR, encoded by the coding sequence ATGCTCCGGCTCGCGGTGGCGACGGACGCCGAGACGCTCGCTCGAATCCGGGAGCCGCTGGCCGACCGCGGCATCGAGGCCGTCCACCTCCCGACCCGAGAGCGCGCCCAGCCGATCGGCGAGACGCGGGCGGCGTTCGACGTCGGCTTCGTCTACCCGCCCCGGCTGATGGAGGGCGGCGTCGCCGACGCCCTGCTGGGCGTCCCGTGGGTGAACGACCGCGAGGCCGTCCTGCGGTCGCGGAACAAGGCCGAGACGCTGGCCCGACTGGACGCCGCCGGCGTCCCGACACCACGGACGGTCCACGTCTCGAACCCGGTCGACGAACCCGAACTGCGTGCGGTCTTCGAGCGGTTCGAGCCGCCCGTCGTCGTCAAGCCGAACTCGACGACCCGCGGCGTCGGCGTCGCCAAGGCTCACGATCTCGACTCGTTTCTCGGGATCTGTGACTACCTCGCGCTGGTCCACGACTACCGTGCCGCCGACGACCGCTCGTTTCTCGTCCAGGAGTACCTCCCGGACGCCGTCGACTACCGGGCGATGGTCGTCGGCGGCGAGTACGTCGGTGCCGTCCGGCGCCGCCTGCCGGCCGACGAGCGGGCGGCCGGCCGCTGGAAGCACAACGTCCACCGCGGCGCCGTCGCCGAGGGCGTCGATCTGTCGGCCGACCTGCGGGCCCTCGCCGAGCGGACCGCGGCGGCGCTGGCGATCCCGTGGCTCGGGGTCGACCTCCTGGTGACCGACGACCGGGCGGTGGTCAACGAGACGAACGCCCGCCCGACCGTCGACGACGCGACGAAGTACGAGGCCGACATCGACGACCGGCTGGCGGCGCTCATTCGACGGACCGCACGTCGAGACCGCTGA